TGCTTGGAACCATCGTACTTGTAGACAAATACTCGATTTTCCAAAGGCGGGAAGGCCCCCTGCCCAGCTGAAGCCTCATCCCCAGGTGAAGGAGAGGTCTCATCAATAGGCTTCACTTGCCCCGGGTTTTTCGGCGTGATCATGGTCCCATCCCTTCGGCAATTCCCCGATGTGCAGGATGCCACCAGCAAGGTGGTCAACCCCAGCCAGGAAAAATTGCGTCGGGTTATTCCCATGGCCAAACCCGATGTGGGATGTCCCAACCCAATTTTAGTGCGTAAAGAACCGCATTGGCGGACATAAAATAAATATCGCCCGTGGTCCCATCCAAATAAGGCGAGGAAGTCACTCCCCGGCCCGTTTTAAACTCTGAAACCTCGCTCCCCGTGCGGGCATCCAGGATCTTAAGGCTTCCCTGGGACTCACCGTAGATCAAAAGTCCTCGATAAAGAACAGGAGAAGAGGCCACTCCCCGCACATTGTTTTTGCTCCACAGAGCTTTACCTGAGGCCTTATCAAGGGCCATCATCTTACCAGTTGAAGTCCCATAGTAGATCACGTCCTTATCCACCAGGACGGGGGCATAGCCACCTTCTTCCAAACGCCAGTAGATCGTTCCGTCTTTGCGGTCTAAACAATAAAGGGCGCCATCAAAACTGGAAACATAAATGCGATCCCCATCAGAAACCGCCGTGGCGTCCACGTCGCGAAACCGCTTGTTCTGGTTGAGGTTCTGCTCCCAAGCAACCGTGCCCTTGCTCTTATCCAATGAAACAAAGCTCCCATCGCTAAAGCCCAGGTAAAGGTGAGGCCCAATCACCAAAGGTCGGCTGGCTCCCCGGATGCTGAGCTGACTAGGATCCAAACGGTTGTAGGTCCAAAGCTGCTGGCCCGTCTTGGCATTTAAAGCATAAAGAACATTGTTGCCGGCCAGGAAGTAGACCACATCATTTTCAACCAAAGGCTCTCCCAAGGTCTCAATGCGCACGGGGAAGGTCCACAGGGTGTCCCCTGTCTCTGCGTTCAGGGCATAAAACAAACCATCGCTGGCACCAAAGTACAAAGTGTTATCAACAATCTGAGCTCCACCTTCCACGCCATCACGCATTTCACGCACCCAGCGCACTTTGCCAGTGTTACGATCATAGGCTGTCAATCGATCAATGGCATTGCCTTCGATGACCAGCTTCTCCGTCACCACTGGTTTCATCCGATTCATGCGACGAAAGTGGAGGTACTCCCCTTCGGGCGTCGACCTCAGCCAATGTCTTTTGACCATGAACTTCTTTTTTTCCACATGAGGAGCAGAAGAACATCCGCCCAAGAGAACGCCTAATCCCAAAACTACGAGTAGAGGTGCTTTACCCCAGCTCTTCATAACCTCTCCTTGGCCTGCGAACCCATTAACGGCCAGCGGCCGCCTTTTCCAGATTCATCAATCGTAGGTAACCCTTAGCCGTTTTGCCTGCGTCGGTTGCAGAAAACTCCTGGCTGGCCCGGTTGTAGTGATCTCTGGCCTTGTCCACATTGCCCAATATCTCTTCAGCTAAGCCGAGTTTCAACACCGCTTCTGCGTGCAAAAAGGCAGAGCCAGGATCCTTGACCACCATTTCAAACTCGGAGCGAGCCTCTTCGTTCTTTCCCGTTGCTGCCAGTGCTGTCCCCATTTGCATATGCAGAAGACCAAAAAAGGTTCCACTCTTGCCAACGCGTGGAAGCTGTTCAGCCAAAAAGGCCTTGGCCTTTTCGAACTCTTTGTAGTCCATGTAGAGGGCTGCCAAATGAATGGAAGCGATCAAGGAGGCCTTACTCCCCTTCAAATCGTTAATCTGACTGGAGTACTCTGACAGCAAAGGGCCAAAGTCTGCTTCCAAGGAACGATCGGCAGCCGGCTCCTTTTTTTCTTTCTTGGCTTCCAGCTCTTTGGCGATTTCTTCTTGTTTCTTTTTTATCTTGGCTTCAACCGTATAAAGAGCTTCCTGAGCGGACTTCTCCCTGTAGCCAGCCCATTGGTCCCAGGCCACTTTGATGCCGCCGATGACAAAAAGGGCTCCAATAATGGAGAACACAGGGACCTTATTTTTCTCGATCCACTTGCCTACTTTGTCCGACGTTGCCACAAAGGCATCTGGCCCACGAACTTCCTCTTTAGATAGCTTTTTACTCACCTTGATACCTCACCTGATCTAAGTCTAGGGCTCAGCATAAAACTGCTGTGCCAGAGAAGTAAAGCTCTGATTGGATGAAGGCTTTTAACTCTCTGGCAACAGAGGACTTATTTCTGACGATTGGTCATTTCTTTCAGGGTTGAGAAGGGACGAGCCGTGCGCCCATGATGGTGCTGGCGAAGTCCACCAATCTTCTTAATTCGCTCCTCAGCCAGACGATCAGCCGCCCGATGCGTAGCGATATTATCCCTCTTAGCGATTTGAAAGACGTTCATCAGATTGTCATAGACCTGGTTGGTCTTTTCAAAGGCCCGATCAGAGGAATAGCCCTCAAGTTCCACAAAGACGTTCATCAAGCCGCCGGCATTGATCACGTAGTCGGGGGCGTAAAGGATGCCCATTTCCATCAGGTTGTCGCCATGGCGGTATTCGGCCAATTGGTTATTGGCTCCACCGGCAACCACTTTACACTTCAATTTGGGGAGAGTCTGGTCATTGATCACCGCACCCAAGGCGCAGGGAGCCAGCACATCACAGTCGCTGGTGACGATTTCGTCGGGACCCACCACGCTGGCGCCAAAACGAGAGGCCATATTCTTTACTTTGTCCTGATCGATATCAGCCACCGCCACTTCAGCGCCCTCTTTCACGAGGTACTCCACCAAGTGAGAGCCAACATTGCCTAGGCCTTGTACGGCAACGCGCACACCCTGTAGGCTATCTGTCTGCATATTTTCTTTTACCGCAGCCTTGATCCCCATCAAAGTCCCGTGAGCTGTATAGGGGCTTGGGTCACCCGATCCGCCGAGAGCCACGGGAATCCCGGTCACATAAGGAGTTTCCATAAAGATATATTCCATGTCGTGGACCGTGGTGCCCACATCTTCCGCCGTGATATACTTACCTTTAAGAGAGTTCACATAGGCACCAAAGGCACGGAACAAAGCTTCCGTCTTCTCCTTTTTTGGGTCACCCATAATGACCGCTTTACCGCCACCTAGGTTCAGTCCTGCGGCCGAAGCCTTGTAGGTCATCCCCTTAGACAGACGAAGCACGTCGATGAGAGCGTCTTCCTCAGTCTTGTAGGTCCACATCCGGGTTCCACCCAGCGCCGGCCCTAACGTGGTGTTATGAATGGCGATGATCGCCTTCAGTCCCACTTCCTTGTTATGACAAAAGATCACTTCCTCGTGCTCACCGTGCTTTTCTATCAACTCAAAGGTAAACATCTACCTCACCTCCAAAGGAATCTAGGCTGCATAACCCCGGTCATGATGCGCAAGCCACCTTAGAAACTTGGTCACTCGGGTTCAAGGAAAAAGTGGGGATTTGATTAAGATGACTAAAGAATCCGCCTGCCTCACTGAGTCAGAGAGTAGAGGGCTATGGCCACCAAAACCAGTTGGGTGGCGTAAAAGCCGATCAGAGCCCGAGAATAGGCTCGCCCCAGGGAGGGAGAGGTGTGGGTTTTGTCTAGATGCCTCATCAAATCCCTTTTCGGCAAATTTTCTTGTCGCTTCAAGGGCAACTTTCAAGTGTCCCTTGAGCTGCACTAAAGTCAGTAATTACCGTGATTTATCTAACTTCCCATGAATTCCGTCAGTACTTGGGCTGCATTGACTGAATCTTCCAGAATGGGTATTGTTGCTCGGCGCGCCATAAGGCCGGCAATCCAGCATCTATAGGGACAAAGGAGAACTTGAGTGAGTAAAGTCCTGGGCCAAAAGTCTAAACTGGAATCCGAAAAATCTGCTCGATTTTTATGCTTGTCGACTCATCTCGCATCAATTGCCACCAAGGACGGGGTCCACTATCACCCCTATTTTGATCCAAGACTCAAAGTCTTTTCGTCACTGTCCCCTCAACAGCAGCAAAATGCCCTCTCCTCACTCGAGACGTATATTGGTATCTGTGAGCTGACCCAAGCCAACGGGGCCCGCTTGCGGGACAACAAATCCCTTCTGTGGTACGCGCTCAAGTCGATGAAGCTACGTTTCAGCTCAGATCTTTTCGATCTTATTAGTGAAGAAGACACCATTGAGATCTACGACGCCGAGAATATTCAAATTTTTCGCAACCTCCAGGCCATGAGCTTACTCAGCTATTCCCTTGAAGATTTGTTCTGCCACACGTGGATGGAACTCTTTTCCCGAGAGAACCCTGAGATTGTTGAGAACATCCAAAAGACGGCTATTGAAATGTTCACCAGCAATTCCAATTCCGCACGACCGATGAGCCACCTGGGATTCCAAAAAGTGCGCGAAAGCCGCTCCCCTCTAAAATATGAATACAACTTAATGGTCAAATACTTGGCTCCCCTCCTCGACGACAATGGTCATGTGGTTGCTTTAATGGCCATTGAGGATGTCCAATCCGTCGGCAAAAAACTGAGTCGTGAAGAAGAGGCCGAGCGATACGCCCAATACCAGAGAGAAATTGCCGCCAACCAGATCCGCAAAAAGCGCAGCCCCGACTTGACGATTATCTGAGAACTCAGGAAGCCTTCCTAGAGGGTGGTTGTCCCCAGTTCAAATCCTTTTGATCCGCAAAGACTCTCTGCCTTGAATTGGAGTTTATGGCACGAATGACCTCTGAAATGGGAGAAAAATCCCCATAGAGCAACGCCTTGAGAATATCGCCTTGGAACTCCTCAAGGGATCGTCCGCTGAGCTTTCCCATTAGCATCCAGTCGTCCGTCATATTTACCAAAACGCCCTTGTTGCGGATTTCAGAAGTGAGCCGATCCGTGAGGTAGTTATTCTCGTTAAAGGTCTTACCTTCATAGGAAAATGACATTCTGTTCAGCAGCTGCCGAGGAACGTGAGTTCTCAGCGTCAGATGGACATAGTCCTTGATCAGTTGCGGCTTACTTGGAATTTCAAAGCCAAAGGTCTCGCTTTCTGAGAACCATTTTGTCCCCGGAACCACTGTCCCCGGGACAATCACCACACTTCCGCTGTTTGGCCTACCTTCGTAGGTCTCAAGAATGAGATCCTTCATTTCGACCCGGGCCTCCTCCGTCATTCGCGGCATAGGGTATATCCAAGAGGTCGTCAAAAAGATGCCGTTCTCAAGGACGGCTTGAATGACTTCCTTAACACGTTGTTTTTTCTGCCCCTTTTTCGTGACAACATTAACTAGCAGGTCTTCATCCAGAGTCTCAATACCAATGAAAAGACCACAGAGACCGCTTGCCTTGAGTTTCGGTAGAAGATCAATCTTGGCAAAGTTGACCGATGTGAAACAGGAGTACCGAATATCCAACCCTTCCTTCAAGACCAAATCAGCGAAGGGGCTCAGGAATTGCCTGGGGGTGTTTGACCCTGTAAATCGAAATGCATAGGCTCCAAACTTCTTCTGAAGATCCTTGATCTGCCTGACGATCTTTTTTGGACTCTGCAAACGGGTCCCAGACCGGCTAATGCTCGGATGCACACAGAAGCTACACGTGTTGGGGCAGCCGCGAGATTCATCGATTTGGAAGACCATGGTTTTCTGGCCACTTTCCCATAGGGCGGGGTATACTTCTTCATCGTAGCAAGGGTCAGGAAGGGAGTCCAAATCAGGGATCACATCTCGTTGATTGGCCGTCAGTTGTCCATCTTCTCCCCGATAGATGAGACCCTTGACATCGCCGATCTTTTTCTTACCCTCCACATATTCGGCAAACTGTACGATGGCGTTTTCCGCTTCTCCATCGATCAAATAGTCAAAACCGTTAACAGACTCCATTAAGTCCTCGCCCACGACTTTAACTACAGGCCCTCCGGCGACCGTCACCACTCCGAGGCGCCTCTTGAGGATCTGGGCCAGGTGATCGGAGAGCCTCACCCCATCGCCCGAGTAAACCTTAAAGCCCACAAACAGTGGTGCCTCCTGAGATGCTCTCAGGACAAGCTCCTCTGCAATTGTATCCACAATATTGAGTTGATGCTCAGCCAGGCGTTTCTCCAAATTCAATAGGTCATCTAGAGCACCATGGTCATTCCCTTCTCGGTGAAAAGCATCCAACTTAACACGCAATTCATTCCCAATCTCTTGCGGCATAAACAAACGACCGTAGTCAAAGGTCTGGTAGTCGAGAATCAGGGGGCGGTACTCGTGACGTTTTAGCGCCCCAGCCAAAGCAGCCAAGGAGTTATCCGGATTAAAGGAGCTAGGAGCTATGGACATACCAAACAAATTCACTAACCAAATTGAGGCGGAGGGAGTCTGTGACATGGGGAGTTCAACCTATTTACTTGAGATGGCTACAATCCCCCCTCTATCGGGGGATAAGTGAGAATAATGAATAATAATTTTTATTTTATTTCCGCTTAAAGAAGTTCACTTTACTGCCGATGCAATTGACCTCAGACACATTCACCTCTTTCTCTGTGACGGAGCGTTTAATGCAGTACCAATATTTGATCCTACCCACCCGACTTGAAAAAGGGAGTTCTCTCGCCCCTCTGCAAAATGAGATCTACAATCTGTTTAGCATGGTTCATGGACCAGTGACTCACGATTCCATCTCTGGCGATACTTTTCTCCGCAATGAAGTTTGCACGGGCATTTTTGTGAATCAAAAGGCGGTGGCCTGCCATCAATATTGTTTCTTTAATCTTGAGACCAACGCGGCCACAGCCAGCAAGTACTTCCAGTCCATTTCCAAAATCTCCTGGGACTTCTTCAAAGATCACAACCTCACCTATGTGATGTCTCTCGAATACCTGACCGTGCACCCGGACTTCCGCAAGTCCAAGTCTGGCGTAAGCTTCGCTGGAGTTCTGGGCTCTTTGGCCACCATGTACATGAGAGAGCGAAATGCCGATGCAGGCACCGCCATCTCCCGCGTGGATCTAAAGGTCGACCGAACCGCGGCTGCCATTGGCTTTGAAACCATTGAATCTGGTCTCAACTGCTTTGGCTACGACTGTTGCTTTCAGGTCTGTCGCACGGATCGGATAAAGCCCAACGAGGACAGAGGGGCGGGGCTGTTAGCGGAAAAACTCTGGCAATCACGTCGGGACTATACAAATGATGACCACGGGCCTGACCGCATTCGCCTTGCGGCCTGACCAGGATGAAGGAGTCCCACATGAGGCTAAATGAATCTCTCACCAACGAGCTGAAACAGACCACCACCCTTATCGAGGAAATCAATTGGGATGCCCCCGAAGTCTATGCCGACTGGCTTTCCCAAACCTATCACTTCGTCCGCCACACCACGAGGCTCTTGGCTCTCGCTGCAGGAGTGGCCAGCCTCGATCAACAGAGCTACCATCAACAGTTTCTTTATCATCTTAAGGAAGAATATGGCCACGAGAAGATTGCTCTGGCTGACCTCAAGGCCCTGGGCCTCCCCTTGCGCGCCGAACGCCCACAGACCCAGCGCTTTTACCACACCACACGCACCCTGATCCAATCCCATGGCCCCGTTGGCCTCTTCGGCTATATGCACTTTTTGGAGGCTCTAGCTGTCCATATGGGACCTGCTGCCTATGAAAAAGTCCGCCGCACTTTTGGCAGCAAATGCGGCCGTTTTTTGGCCGTCCATGGTGAAGAGGATATCAAACACGTGGAGGAAACTCTGAAAACCTTGGCCGATTGCGCGGAAGAAGACATGGACACCATTCTCGATGGGCTCCGTCTGGCTGGGGAGCAATACCGCTCCCTCCTCGCCGCTATCATTCAGGATTATCGACCTAAACTCCAGGCCGCATAGCTGATCTTTGTGAAGGGTCAATTCCCCAGATCAGTCTGCACGTCTCCGCTGTAGTCGTGGAGGCGCTCAAGGACTTTAAAAGTGGCAATCACCATGGTGGTTTGCCCAGCCAAATTCTCAAGGGGATAGAGAACACCCTGTTTGATACGCACGGCTGTACGCCCTTGGGAAAACTTCTCCCGCGCCACATGAGTGGGAAGATTCAAGACCACTGGGTCCTTGGTCTGCTGAGTGAAGTACCTCTCGGCCCACACCCCGATCTGGCGAGTGATAAACTCATTGCGCTCGTAAAGCTCCATCCAGTCATGGGTGAAAACCTCATCGAGAGAATAGGTGCAAAGCTCAAAGAAGTTAAAACTGCGATACTGCTGAATACCCTGGCCATCGTAAACTTCAATGATATCCCCATCCCGAATATAGGACTCCAAATCTCCGGGCATCACAAGTCCCTTGGAGCGGATGAACTTCTTCAGCAGATAGAGTTCCTTCTCTATACCCGGCTTATAGGGGTCCCTTTCCAGCTCGGACATCTCCGGAGCAAATAGGCTCAAGAAAGGAACCAAAAGATCACGGGTTTTGCGCAGAGCCTCTTCAGGAAGAACCTGAAAGACGCGCTGGTAATTTGTGCGCGAGCCTTCGACTGAATAGCCCATTTGATTCAGCATTGAGGCGTAGAGTTCGATCGCCTGGGCAACCACCTCAGACAGATTGGATCTCGGCTCGGTTTTTGGATCAAGTTCCATGATTTCACCCGTTTAGACCAGGTGCTGACAGCCAATGGATCACCTAACTCAGCACATCATTCCCACTATATCCGGGCCCAAGCATTGTCAAGATTGGCTGAGCCTACTCAAATCCATCCCATTTTGGCGAGCAGAATGAGAATCAAGGCGACAAAATTCACCAGGGCCAGGAGCTTCCAGCCCATGCCAATGGAGAGTTCCTTTTCATAATCCAGCAAGGGATTGCGGGTCTCCAGTTGGGCGATCTTGTCGCCCAGGAGTTCTTCCAGACGGTTGTTTTCCTTTTTCAGGTAGGCAATCTGCCTTTCTAGATCCTCCTGCATCCGCCCTAGCTTTTCATCCTGTACGCGGATGTTCTCGCCAGCATTAAATGAATTCTGCGGGTGCCATCCGGGCTGATTGTCGATGAGGGCATGATACCACTGAAGGGCGCGAAAAATGTGCGGCGGAGCCCCTGCCTTTTTGCCCTTGGATTTCACCTTCGTCCATCGGGTCCAGGCCGAGGGGTCGACCATCAAGAGTTGACACATCTTGCGGCGACTTAACCCCAGGTTCTGGCGGATTTCTTCCAGTGAACCAAGTTGCTTTTGGATCACCGAGACCTCGGCTTCGTACTTGAGTCGTTGGGATGTGCGAGACTTCCCCTCTGAAAATTTGAGGTTCAAATTTGCATCAAAAAGGGGGGTCTTTGGGGGCAAATCTGGAGTCTTTTCTGAAGCCTTTGATTCTTGCCCCTGCTCATGGCCTTGACCGGCCCTGGGTCCACCAAGGCAAGAGAGAGCCCCTTCAATCTCACCTTCTGACAAGTCTTTGAAGTCTTCGAAGCCCGCATCTGAGCCTGCCTCATGGACGGCAAATCCCTTCTTCATCTCTTTCTGATCTTGCATTTCACAACTCCCTTGTTGTGTTTTATAATATTCTTCGTTGTATTTTGCAATTTCACAAGTACAGAAGTGATCGACACGAACCGTTAAGTGATGAGAATCCAATGGTGAATTCTCAGACCCCACCCCGCGTACCCCCAATGGCCAAATCGACTGTACCTTTTAGTTATAAGTTACATATCTAAATCATTGTTTTTAGGCGCTTTTTGTGATCTTATCTAAAAAGGACGGGGGGTGATTTTGGATTTATTCGCAGCATTATTATGATTGATTCGGTGTATATAAATAAAATCAATATACAGCCATTTTCCACGCGAGGTTAACACATCATGGCTACGGCAGCGCGATATTCACTCAACAAAAACAAGTATCTTTTGGACCCAGAAATTCAGCGCCTTGAGTATCTACTCAAGAGTCATCTCGAAAAGGACAAACGCAATTGTTTGCTGCTCTTTATCGCCATCCACACCGGTGCCAGGGCCCAGGAAATTCTCAACCTCTGTCGGCAAGACTTGAACGAGTATGAACAGAGCTTGTTCATCAAGGGTATTAAAGGAAGTAACGACCGCGAGATCCCTCTCCCCGGATGGCTGTTTGACGAATTACAAAGCCTCTTAAAGGGCCTTCCTCCAGATAGAGAACAAAAGCTCTTTCCTATTTCCTACAATCGATTGCGGCAAATTTGGGAACTCTACAGGCCCACGCAAAAAAAGTTCCACTCCCTACGCCACACCTTTGCCATTCGACTCTACAAGAAAACCAAAGATCTGCGCTTGGTCCAGGTCGCCCTCGGCCACCGCAACATCACCAACACAATGATTTATGCGGACTATCTATACTCCCAGCAGGAACTTCGCCGCCTCATCCTGTGACTTGGCTGCTCATTGATAACTAGGCTAGAGTCGGTCGTTGTCTGGAGAGTACCTACAGAATTAGGGAGCAATTTTATGAACCGATTTGGGTTTTGGTTTTCGATAGTTATTTTACTGAGCTGTTTTACTTCTACGGCGCAGGCAAAAGACATCGCCGGACTTGGCACCGTCCATTTTGCAACCTCCTGTAGCAAAAAGGCTGAAGGTCATTTTCTCACTGGCCTCGCCGCCCTTCACTCATTTTGGTATGAAAAGGCCCGGGAAGAGTTCCAAATGGCAGCGGGTGCCGATCCCAAAAGCTGCACCATCGCCCTTTGGGGAGAAGCCATGACACACAACTATCCTATTTGGGCCCGACCTCAGGACATGAAATCTGCGCAAAAGGTATTAGCCAAGATTCCTGACAAGCTTGATTCCCTAAAGGCGGAGGAAAGGGGACTTCTGCGGACTCTTAACAAGCTTTATGACTCAAATTTGGAGTGGAATGAGCGGGTGACTCAATACAGCCATGAGATGGCTCGCCTCCATCAACAATTCCCGGAGCATTTAGAGATAGGCGCATTCTATTCGCTGTCGCTTCAGGATATCAAAGAACCCAAGGCGCACAAACATATGCGGCTCATCACGGCTGGAGCCATTGGTCTTGAGCTGTTAAAAAAATACCCGCGCCACCCCGGAGCCCTCCACTACACCATCCATGCCTTTGATGATCCCGTTCACGCTCCCCTAGCCCTGCCGGCTGCCAACGTCTATGCCGACGTTTCACCTGATTCGAGCCATGCTCTCCATATGCCCGGGCATATTTACGTGCAGATGGGCAATTGGCAGAAGGCCCTAAAGGTGAACCAACGCTCCTGGGATGTATCGCAACAGCAGGACTGGCACACTCTCACCTGGCTCAATTATGCCTACTTGCAAATGGGGCAACTTAAGAAATCTTCCGAGCTCTTGGCATTTGCCAAACAGGCCAGTGAAAAACACCATCACCTCCTTGCCCATTACTATGAAATGGCCGCCTTTCATGTTGTCGAAGGTCAGTTATGGTCGGAGGCGACGAAACTGTTGGATGGCTGGCAACAGATTGAAGATCACGGCATGGAGCACTCCCAGGCTCGTTTCGCTTCAGCCTTGTCCGCTTATAACCTAAAGGACAAGGCAGCGCTCCGCCGTCTGGCCGGTGAGTGCGACAAGACTCTCAAGCAGAAGGCCTTCTCCGGTCGCAGTGCACACTTTGAGTTACAGATTCGCAACCTCGCCACTATGTGTGTGGCCCTTTACGACTTTAGTCATAAGCGCGAAAGTAAAGCCTTGTCCCGTCTTGCAGAGCTAGCTGGCATAAACGCCAACGAGTATCTCGCTTATGGGGTCCCCTTTGAGGTCATTCCTATTGAGGAATTTGCCGCCGACCTTCTTGATCGCGCAGGAAAAACAACAGAGGCCTGGGCCTCACTGGAGTCGAGTTTTACTCGTTTTGTTGGACGGAGCCGTGGCCTCACCTTGGCAGAGCACCTGCTCGGCCGCCTCGAGCAGGAAGAAAAAGCCACAGACTTCCGGGAGCAGCTAAAGGCCAACTGGAGCCAGGCCGACCCTGAATGGAATCGGGGGCTGTCTCATCGCTAAATAGGATCTTAACGGGAAATCGATTCTCGTCACATCTATAGATGGTACAGGTTTTTAGCCCTTGCATTTCCCTGCCCCAAGGGTTTCAATTTTATCTGGTATTGAGGGTTAATCTTTGTAAAAGGAGTATCAGAATGAGACATGGACGAAAGATCCTTGTTGGCCTGTCTGCGTTAGTAATGGCCATCAGCTTTGGCGTGACGGCCCATGCAAAAGGCAAAAAGACGGTCGGGATTCTCTATTGTCCCGTAGCGAAGAAGCACTATGAAGAGTTTCGCGCTGACTACAAAAAGAAGTATGGGGACGATGTGGAATTCAAAGTCTATGAGGCTCATACTCCTGATCAACTTAATGATTATGCCGCAAAGTTGGCCAAAGAAGCTCCTGATGTGATTGTCACCACCTGTGAGCGCACCACCCGCCCGGTGGTTGAACGCATTAAAGGGACTGACCAAAAACTCGTGTTCATGTCCAATGCGCCCTCTCGCTTGGTGAGTGAATGGCAATCGTCAGTGAAGAATTCCACCGGCGTTTCTTCTGTCATGGAAGATCAAGTGGACTACAACCTCGCCCAGGCAAGGGCGCTTCACCCTGATGCCAAAAAGATTGCTATCCTCACTTCCATGGATGCCGATCTCTTTATATCTGAAAATCATGGTGAGCACGATGCTCATCACCGCCATTTGATGGGACAGTTTTTCACCTATATGAACAAGTCGCACAAGGCGATGATGGCGAAGCATGGCTTTAGCGGTGATATCATCAACGTTACCAACGACAAGGAACTCAAGCAGGCTCAAGCCAAGATTAAGAAGGGTAAATATGATATTGTGTATGTTTCCATTACAGGCACATATCAAGTTAAGTTTGATGCCCTTATGGACACCATCAAAACAGCCAAGATTCTGTCTGTAACTAATAAGCCTGAAATCGTGAAGTCCGGTGCAGTCATTGGATTTTACGCCAAGGACACCCATTTGGTGGATCAAGCGACGGTGATGGCTAAGGACGCATTGGATGGCAAAGCCGCAAAGGATCCCATTCTTGCAACCGACTACGAGATCCACGTGAACCTCACCACTGCCCAGGCGATTGGTTTTGAGGTTCCGGAAGATATCCTCAGCAAGGCAACCATGGTTCATGGCAAAATGAAGGTCTCCAAAAAGTAATCCTAATAAATTAGCCTTGTCGAAAAAGGAGCGAGATTTCGCTCCTTTTTTTATTACTCATCGTGCTCAGGGCGGAGTGCCCTTCCTGATGCAGCGAATTTACGCTTTACCCCCACCCGCAAGACCGGTAGGTTCCGGCTTCAGAAAAACGCGCTGGCCCGAACTGGGTCTCGTCAATTGAACATGCCGGGGGACCTCTATGAAAAG
This is a stretch of genomic DNA from Pseudobdellovibrionaceae bacterium. It encodes these proteins:
- a CDS encoding PQQ-binding-like beta-propeller repeat protein: MKSWGKAPLLVVLGLGVLLGGCSSAPHVEKKKFMVKRHWLRSTPEGEYLHFRRMNRMKPVVTEKLVIEGNAIDRLTAYDRNTGKVRWVREMRDGVEGGAQIVDNTLYFGASDGLFYALNAETGDTLWTFPVRIETLGEPLVENDVVYFLAGNNVLYALNAKTGQQLWTYNRLDPSQLSIRGASRPLVIGPHLYLGFSDGSFVSLDKSKGTVAWEQNLNQNKRFRDVDATAVSDGDRIYVSSFDGALYCLDRKDGTIYWRLEEGGYAPVLVDKDVIYYGTSTGKMMALDKASGKALWSKNNVRGVASSPVLYRGLLIYGESQGSLKILDARTGSEVSEFKTGRGVTSSPYLDGTTGDIYFMSANAVLYALKLGWDIPHRVWPWE
- a CDS encoding Glu/Leu/Phe/Val dehydrogenase encodes the protein MFTFELIEKHGEHEEVIFCHNKEVGLKAIIAIHNTTLGPALGGTRMWTYKTEEDALIDVLRLSKGMTYKASAAGLNLGGGKAVIMGDPKKEKTEALFRAFGAYVNSLKGKYITAEDVGTTVHDMEYIFMETPYVTGIPVALGGSGDPSPYTAHGTLMGIKAAVKENMQTDSLQGVRVAVQGLGNVGSHLVEYLVKEGAEVAVADIDQDKVKNMASRFGASVVGPDEIVTSDCDVLAPCALGAVINDQTLPKLKCKVVAGGANNQLAEYRHGDNLMEMGILYAPDYVINAGGLMNVFVELEGYSSDRAFEKTNQVYDNLMNVFQIAKRDNIATHRAADRLAEERIKKIGGLRQHHHGRTARPFSTLKEMTNRQK
- a CDS encoding B12-binding domain-containing radical SAM protein: MSQTPSASIWLVNLFGMSIAPSSFNPDNSLAALAGALKRHEYRPLILDYQTFDYGRLFMPQEIGNELRVKLDAFHREGNDHGALDDLLNLEKRLAEHQLNIVDTIAEELVLRASQEAPLFVGFKVYSGDGVRLSDHLAQILKRRLGVVTVAGGPVVKVVGEDLMESVNGFDYLIDGEAENAIVQFAEYVEGKKKIGDVKGLIYRGEDGQLTANQRDVIPDLDSLPDPCYDEEVYPALWESGQKTMVFQIDESRGCPNTCSFCVHPSISRSGTRLQSPKKIVRQIKDLQKKFGAYAFRFTGSNTPRQFLSPFADLVLKEGLDIRYSCFTSVNFAKIDLLPKLKASGLCGLFIGIETLDEDLLVNVVTKKGQKKQRVKEVIQAVLENGIFLTTSWIYPMPRMTEEARVEMKDLILETYEGRPNSGSVVIVPGTVVPGTKWFSESETFGFEIPSKPQLIKDYVHLTLRTHVPRQLLNRMSFSYEGKTFNENNYLTDRLTSEIRNKGVLVNMTDDWMLMGKLSGRSLEEFQGDILKALLYGDFSPISEVIRAINSNSRQRVFADQKDLNWGQPPSRKAS
- a CDS encoding iron-containing redox enzyme family protein, which encodes MRLNESLTNELKQTTTLIEEINWDAPEVYADWLSQTYHFVRHTTRLLALAAGVASLDQQSYHQQFLYHLKEEYGHEKIALADLKALGLPLRAERPQTQRFYHTTRTLIQSHGPVGLFGYMHFLEALAVHMGPAAYEKVRRTFGSKCGRFLAVHGEEDIKHVEETLKTLADCAEEDMDTILDGLRLAGEQYRSLLAAIIQDYRPKLQAA
- a CDS encoding site-specific integrase; translation: MATAARYSLNKNKYLLDPEIQRLEYLLKSHLEKDKRNCLLLFIAIHTGARAQEILNLCRQDLNEYEQSLFIKGIKGSNDREIPLPGWLFDELQSLLKGLPPDREQKLFPISYNRLRQIWELYRPTQKKFHSLRHTFAIRLYKKTKDLRLVQVALGHRNITNTMIYADYLYSQQELRRLIL